GCCAGCATGATCGCCGTGAGGTGGGCTGCGTTTTCCGCCAGCGCGTCCTCCGGGCTGGCGACAGTCACAAGCCCCGCGCCTCCCCGCAGCGCGCCGCGGGCGGCAAGGCGGGCTGCGCCGGTCTTCGTCGCCGGGCCGCTCACCACAAGCGCGTGGCCGCGGCCATATTTGTGGCCCGCGTCCTCAAGGCGCGGATAGGCATCGCCCCACAGCTCCGGGGAGTTGTGGAAGGCGGACGGATTCACCACTTCGATGGACCGGTCGGGGATGCCGATATCGGCGACCGCCAGTTCACCGCAGGCCGTGCGCCCCGGCAGCAGGTAGTGCCCCGGCTTGGCGCGGTGGAAGGTGACTGTGAGGTCAGCGGCAAAGGCCGTCCCCAGGATCGCGCCCGTGTTGCCGTCCACCCCGCTCGGCACATCCACCGAGACGATGACGGCGTCAGCGTCGTAACTGCGTTCGGCCAGCGCTGCCGGGATGCCGTCGAGGGGGCGGGTGAGGCCTGCACCGAACAGGGCATCGACCACCAGCGCTGCGCCATCCATCGCGGTTTCGGCCAGCGGCAGCACGTCGCCCTGCCAGTCGGCAGCGGCAAGGGCCGCATCGCCGGTGAGAGCATCACGCTTTCCCAGCAGATACAGCGTCACCGGCCAGCCGCGTTCCGCCAGCAGGCGCGCGGCAACAAAGCCATCGCCGCCATTATTGCCCGGCCCGCACAGGATGACTGACGCACGCGGGCTCCAGCGGTCGCAGATGGCATTGGCCAGGGCCGTGCCCGCCGTTTCCATCAGCGTGCGCCCGGCGATCCCCTGCTCCACCGCGAAGGCATCAGCCCGGTACATTTCGTCCGTGGTCAGAAGTTCCGGGCCGGGGCTTTCCGGCGTGCCGTAGGCTGCGGGCAGGTCTGGGTGCATGGGCGGCGTTCCAGAATTATCGGACGGCAATTTTATCGGACAACAGTGTCCGCCTCACGGCCGAGGGAGACGACCTTGAGCAGTTCCGGCGTCACGTCGAAGCAGGTGATGGAGCAATTGTCCGGGCGGAAGCACACCACGCGGTCATCATCCATAGCCGCCCCCACCGCCGCATTGATCGCGATGAAGTGGCTGAAGATCACCGTGTCTTCCTCGAGCTGTTTCAGCCGGTCCACCAGCGCGTTGCGCCAGCCGACGAAGTCAACGCCCGTGGAGGTAGGGTCCTTCTCGATGTCGGCCCAGGTGCCGGGCATGATGCGGCGCAGCCACTGGGCGCGCTCGTCGAGATTGTCCGTCGGCGACGGGATTTCGCTGACGGCGGGCTCCACCACCGGCACGGCGGACCAGAGGCGCGCCAGCGGCATGGAGGTTTCGCGGCAGCGCTTCAGCGGGCTCGTCATCAGGGGGAAGGTGATGTCCGGCCCCACGGTGCTGACGATCTCATTGGCCACCGCCTCGGCCTGGGCCTGCCCCTCGGCGTCGAGGCCGGGGTCCGCGTCAGCCCCCCACCCTGCTGCGGCCTTGCCGTGACGGATCATGTAAATGCGGGGCATGGGTTACTCCGTTGACTGGTACGAGAATTAGTCGGCCCGCGGGGCGAGGCTGACACGAATGGCATCCTGCGGCCACTGGGCCGGTTCATGGCCATAAAGAACGCGGACGCCCGGCAAGTCGGCCTCCAGCGCCTTGAGGCGCTCAATGCTCTGCGCGGCCCTGTCGAGGTCAGCACCCAGCCCGCCGGGGGCCGTATGATGATATGTGGCTTTGAGATGGGCGGCATCGAAGGTGAGCAGCAGCGGGCCATCCGAGCCGTTGAGCAGCGCCGACAGGTGGCCCGGCGTGTGGCCCGGTGTCGGCAGCAGCCAGATCGACCCATCGCCCAGCAGATCCGCCGCGCGCGCCACATGGGGCATGGGCAGCCAGCCTGCATCGGCGGCCTCGATGCGCATGTCGGCGCTGAACTGGTCGTAGCGATAGCCCTGGGTCTCCCGCAGCGGGCTCTTAAGGGCTGCGATCTCATCAGCGGCGGCGATCACCACCGGGTCATAACGGGCCAGCAGCGGGCCGATGCCGCTTGAATGGTCGCCATGAAAATGAGTGGCCACCACATAGTCCAGCTTGTCGATGCCGTCGCGGGCAAGCTGGGTCACCACGTCCTGGCCGGGCTGGTTGCGGCAGGGAAAATTCAGCACAAGGAGAATGTCGTAGCTGCACTCCCCCGCCCGCACGCCGGTATCAAACAGCACATTGGTTCCTGAAGGGTGCTGCACGAGATAGGCAACGGACGGCACCCATTGTTCGGTGCCCGCGCCTTCCGGCACGCCCGCCACATCCTCGTTGATGAGGACGCCGTCGCCGGCGAAGACTTCCCCGGTGACATAGGCCGTGACGGTGAGCGGCACGGGGGCCGCCGCCACCGCCTGCCAGGAGGCAGGGGCCTCGGTGCCCCAGGGGGCTTCGGCAACTTCCGTGATGTCGCCGATGTCGCAGGCGGCAAGCGTCAGGACGGCAGCGGCGGCGGCCAGTGCCGCCACCGCCCCGCGTCGCGCAGATGACAGGAGCCGCCTGCACATCCGGTCAGATCTTCGGGGTGAAGATATTGGGGCCGAGCGCGCCCTTTTCGTTGGGCTTGCCCGGTTCCACCGTGCCGACGACACCGAGCATTTCCTGCTGCTTCATGGTCTCGAACAGGGCCGGGTCGTTCGGCACATGCGCCACGAAACGGTGGCCCGTATCGGTCTTGCGGCCGACCACGAGTCCAAACTGCGCGCCCTGGCGGCCATGCACCACGGTGTAGGTCTCGATCTTGCCCTCGCCTTCCGGCAGGTCGTCCACCACCGGGTGATCCATGGCGTTGAGCTCGGCCTGGTAGGTGGCCGGGTTCTCGCGCTCCCAGGCGCCTTCCTTCGGCTCGGTCGAATAGATGCCGATGGAGTGCTTGGTGACGAACCAGCCATTGGCGGTGCACAGGCCCTTGGTGCCCGGCTTGGCACGCAGCTTGTCGAGCATGGTGGCGATGGAGTGCATCACGTAGTTGTTGCCGGGCCCGCCGAAATAGGGAAGCCCGCCCGTGACCGTGAAGCCGCGCGGATCATCCAGCGCGAGGCCCAGTTCCTGCGCGCCGATTTCGACGGCGGACGGGAAGCAGGAATACAGATCGAAATAGTCGATGTCGGAGACCGACATGCCGGCCATGTCGAATGCCTTGCGGCCCATGGTGCGGATGGCCGGCGACGAGTGGAAGTTGACCCGCTCTGACACGTACCACAGGTCGTTGGCGTCGCCGCAGCCATGCAGATAGACCCAACGGTCCTCGGGGATGCCGAGTTCACGCGCCTTGCCGACACTCATCATGATGAGGGCGGCGGCCTGGTCAACGCGGATAATGGAGTTGAGATACTTCGTGTACGGAAAGCCGACATAACGGTTCTTGTCCGTCTCGGTGGCGATTTCTTCCGGCGAGCGGAAGGTGGGGAACCACGCATAGGGGTTGGTTGCCGCCACCTCGGTGAAGCGCGAGAACAGCTTGCCGAGTTCGAGCTGGTGATCCTTCACGCTGCGGCCAAGCTCGCCGCGGATCGCGTTCTCGAACAGCGGATAGGTGTTGACGGGGAAATACATCGCGTGGCGATGCTCCATCTCGTTCACACCGGGTTTTTCAACACCGATCTGCGTCGGCTCGCCGCCGGGATTGTCACCCCAGTCCGGCACCTGGCCCTGGGTGACGGCGGCCAGCAGACCGCCCAGCGCTTCGGAGCCTGCCAGCAGCGCACAGTCCGTCTCGCCATTGGCGATTTCTTCGGCGGTGCGGTTCACCAGCCATTGCGGGGTGTTGCCGCCGGTGGCGGTGTAAAGCTCGCGCGCGGGCTTGGCGCCGATGGCATTGGCAAGCGTGCGCGGGGCGTTGGGATACTGGTTCTTCGGCAGGCCGCCTGCTTCGGGGCTGTCTGCCGTGAAGCGGACCACCGCGACCGTATCGAGCGCCTTTGCCAGCGCGTCCCCGCCCTTTGCGTCGGCCAGTGCCCGCTTGGCGGCCTCGGCCATGATCTGCATGGGCGACAGCAGATCGGCGATCGCCACGCCCTTCTGGGTGAACTGGCCGCCGCCGACGAGAATGGGGGTATTGGCTTCAGGCATCGGGTCTCCTCGCAGGTATCCTTGGATTTTGTTGCCCGGATAGATGCACGAAGCGCTGCGCCTTGTCACCCGACAACCTGTCACCCTTGACGGTTGATTTGATGTCGCATCGGTCCACAATGGCTGCGGGAGGGACCATCATGACAAATGACACAACAGGGCATCGGCGCGGCCCTTCAACCGGCGCCACCTTACTCATGCCGCTTGCCGCGGCAGCGGCCTTTCTGGCTGTCACGGCATTTTCCCAGACGGCCGTTGCGGAAACAGACCCGGACCTGTCCGGCGTCACCGCAGACACGCCGGACGAGATCGGCGCCGCGCCGTTTGAATATGAGGAGTTGGAAGCTCTGCGTGATGTCACGCCGCGGTTCGGGCGACGCATCACCGTATGCGCTGGCCAGAGCCTTCCGGGCTGGGCGATTTACAATGTGAGCACGGATTTCACAGCCTGCGGCGGCGGCTGGGATAGCAAGTGGCACCTTATCGAACTCAATGGCGCGTCGCCCGGGCAGACGGCGGTCGTCTGCACGCGCAGCGCGATACCGCCCGGATGGGTCGTCACCGGCTATAGCACGAACTTCACCATGTGCGGCCGCAATGCGGGCCGCAATAATCTGAAAACGATCCGCTTCCCCTGAGGACGCGTTTCATCATCGCTGCAGATAGCGGGAGAGGCAGGCGACCGCCTCTTCCAGTAAGGTCGGCTGCTTGCAGAAGCAGAAGCGGATGAAATTGGTGGCGCGGCTGGGTGAGCCCGGCGCGTAAAAGGCGCTGATCGGCACGGCTGCGACTTTCGCGTCCGTGGTGATGCGGCGGCAAAACTCCGTATCCGGCTCATCTCCGGCGACGGGGCGGATATCGGCAGTCAGGAAATAGGTGCCCTCGCAAGGGCTGATGGCGAAGCCCGCGGCCTCCAATCCCGCGCGCAGCAGGTCGCGCCGCCCGGCGAGATCGGCGGCCTGGTCGCGGAAGAAGCTTTCCTCCTTGCCCAGCCCATAGGCCACGCCCAGCTGCAGGCCCGGCGGGGTGGTGAAAACAAGGTTCTGGTGCGCCTTGGAGATGAGACTCACAAGATCAGCCGCGCCCGATACAAAGCCCACCTTCCAGCCGGTGAGGGAGAAGATCTTGCCGGCGGATTGAATGCGCACCGTGCGGGCTGCCATGTCCGGCAGGGTCATGAGCGGGCGGTGTGCCGCGCCGTCAAACACCATGTGCTCATAGACCTCGTCGCATACCGCCACCACGTCATGCATCCGGCACAGGCGGGCGATGGCGTCGAGATCCTCGTCACCGAAGACGCGGCCGAGGGGATTGTGCGGCGTGTTGAGCAGGATCAGCTTGGTGCGGTCGCTGAAGGCCGCCGCGAGCTCATCATGGTCCAGCGACCAGGCGGGCGGATGCAGGGGCACGCAGACGGCCTTGGCGCCGGCCGCCTCGATCACCGGCAGATAGGTATCGAAGAACGGCTCGATGAGGATTGCCTCATCCCCCGGCTTGAGCAGGGCGGACAGGGAGGCGGCCAGCGCCTCGGTGGCGCCTGAGGTGATCAGCACCTGGCTCTGCCAGTCCAGCATCATGCCGTAGAAGCGCTGGGCATGGGCAGCCACGGCCCGGCGCAGATCCGGCAGGCCCATCATGGGCGGATATTGGTTCGGCCCGTTGATGATCGCGTCCGCTGCCGCCGCGCGCACATCATCCGGCCCCTCGTCATCGGGAAAGCCCTGGCCGAGATTGATGGCCCCGGCCTCCGCTGCCAGAGCCGACATGATGGTGAAAATGGTGGTGCCCTGGGCGCCATAGACCGGGTTCGGGGCTTTCATCGTGCTATCCCTCTTTTGAGCGGCATCCTGTTTACCTTTTTGGCGCAGGGTCCGCACGTCCCGTTCCGTGCTCAATTTCCGGGCGCAGGCCCGGGCCCGCCCCTGAATTCCGCCACCCTGCCCCACCCATTCCCGCCTCTTGCCTGGTCCCGGCTCTTCCGAGCGCATAAAACTGACCAAACAACAGGCATGATTGCTGCCTGTTTTTTCACCTTGCTGACGCTTTTTTGTGCAATGACTGTGCTGCTGGGCCGGGCAATTCGGTGCCGGGTTAACGAAGTGCTTGAATCCAAAGCGCTTTCAGACGGGTCTCGGACTGGCATGAGGCGTGCTATGGCCGGGGCAACAGAATGTGCGGTATCCGGCCGGTGCCGCTGCCCGATCCCCGGGCCCTTCGCGGGCCAGACCATCCCGGGCGGATGACCGGCAGGACAGTGTGGAGAC
The sequence above is drawn from the Pyruvatibacter mobilis genome and encodes:
- a CDS encoding NAD(P)H-hydrate dehydratase gives rise to the protein MHPDLPAAYGTPESPGPELLTTDEMYRADAFAVEQGIAGRTLMETAGTALANAICDRWSPRASVILCGPGNNGGDGFVAARLLAERGWPVTLYLLGKRDALTGDAALAAADWQGDVLPLAETAMDGAALVVDALFGAGLTRPLDGIPAALAERSYDADAVIVSVDVPSGVDGNTGAILGTAFAADLTVTFHRAKPGHYLLPGRTACGELAVADIGIPDRSIEVVNPSAFHNSPELWGDAYPRLEDAGHKYGRGHALVVSGPATKTGAARLAARGALRGGAGLVTVASPEDALAENAAHLTAIMLAEFDGAPGLTAILEDRRKNAALIGPGAGVSSFTRARTLAVLRSGAAVVLDADALTAFEADQKILFDAITAPTVLTPHDGEFARLFPDLAEIDGGKPARARAAATRSKAVMVLKGADTVIAAPDGRIAINDNAPPTLATAGAGDVLGGFILAQLAQGVPAFEAACIGVWLHGEAATRFGPGLIAEDLPDMLPEVLEELEAYLP
- a CDS encoding histidine phosphatase family protein, producing MPRIYMIRHGKAAAGWGADADPGLDAEGQAQAEAVANEIVSTVGPDITFPLMTSPLKRCRETSMPLARLWSAVPVVEPAVSEIPSPTDNLDERAQWLRRIMPGTWADIEKDPTSTGVDFVGWRNALVDRLKQLEEDTVIFSHFIAINAAVGAAMDDDRVVCFRPDNCSITCFDVTPELLKVVSLGREADTVVR
- a CDS encoding N-acyl homoserine lactonase family protein encodes the protein MAALAAAAAVLTLAACDIGDITEVAEAPWGTEAPASWQAVAAAPVPLTVTAYVTGEVFAGDGVLINEDVAGVPEGAGTEQWVPSVAYLVQHPSGTNVLFDTGVRAGECSYDILLVLNFPCRNQPGQDVVTQLARDGIDKLDYVVATHFHGDHSSGIGPLLARYDPVVIAAADEIAALKSPLRETQGYRYDQFSADMRIEAADAGWLPMPHVARAADLLGDGSIWLLPTPGHTPGHLSALLNGSDGPLLLTFDAAHLKATYHHTAPGGLGADLDRAAQSIERLKALEADLPGVRVLYGHEPAQWPQDAIRVSLAPRAD
- a CDS encoding acetyl-CoA acetyltransferase, which codes for MPEANTPILVGGGQFTQKGVAIADLLSPMQIMAEAAKRALADAKGGDALAKALDTVAVVRFTADSPEAGGLPKNQYPNAPRTLANAIGAKPARELYTATGGNTPQWLVNRTAEEIANGETDCALLAGSEALGGLLAAVTQGQVPDWGDNPGGEPTQIGVEKPGVNEMEHRHAMYFPVNTYPLFENAIRGELGRSVKDHQLELGKLFSRFTEVAATNPYAWFPTFRSPEEIATETDKNRYVGFPYTKYLNSIIRVDQAAALIMMSVGKARELGIPEDRWVYLHGCGDANDLWYVSERVNFHSSPAIRTMGRKAFDMAGMSVSDIDYFDLYSCFPSAVEIGAQELGLALDDPRGFTVTGGLPYFGGPGNNYVMHSIATMLDKLRAKPGTKGLCTANGWFVTKHSIGIYSTEPKEGAWERENPATYQAELNAMDHPVVDDLPEGEGKIETYTVVHGRQGAQFGLVVGRKTDTGHRFVAHVPNDPALFETMKQQEMLGVVGTVEPGKPNEKGALGPNIFTPKI
- a CDS encoding aminotransferase codes for the protein MKAPNPVYGAQGTTIFTIMSALAAEAGAINLGQGFPDDEGPDDVRAAAADAIINGPNQYPPMMGLPDLRRAVAAHAQRFYGMMLDWQSQVLITSGATEALAASLSALLKPGDEAILIEPFFDTYLPVIEAAGAKAVCVPLHPPAWSLDHDELAAAFSDRTKLILLNTPHNPLGRVFGDEDLDAIARLCRMHDVVAVCDEVYEHMVFDGAAHRPLMTLPDMAARTVRIQSAGKIFSLTGWKVGFVSGAADLVSLISKAHQNLVFTTPPGLQLGVAYGLGKEESFFRDQAADLAGRRDLLRAGLEAAGFAISPCEGTYFLTADIRPVAGDEPDTEFCRRITTDAKVAAVPISAFYAPGSPSRATNFIRFCFCKQPTLLEEAVACLSRYLQR